The following are from one region of the Deinococcus radiopugnans ATCC 19172 genome:
- a CDS encoding M-like protein: protein MTQNDDRHGGTPAPTTPETGDKHEPTNVELQFMGHTDVREELDAEVQAESHESDEYRERGMDKQDVAVAQTMDASDPPSTNMGDADEEMTP, encoded by the coding sequence ATGACCCAGAATGATGACCGCCACGGCGGGACGCCCGCGCCCACCACCCCGGAAACCGGCGACAAGCACGAACCCACCAACGTGGAACTGCAGTTCATGGGGCACACCGACGTCCGCGAGGAGCTGGACGCCGAGGTGCAGGCCGAGAGCCACGAGTCCGACGAGTACCGGGAACGCGGCATGGACAAGCAGGACGTGGCCGTCGCGCAGACCATGGACGCCAGCGATCCGCCCAGCACCAATATGGGTGACGCCGACGAAGAAATGACCCCCTGA
- a CDS encoding DUF58 domain-containing protein has protein sequence MSLLSAALLWLAVLGGLAALLWWAYRRPPQVTLTREVPPNGFQGTRLPLTVRLGLRSRLPVRYLIEDPTPRTVVADSAVRRSGELLGEAELDLRATLTLNSRGVYDWPGATLHWADPLGLFWRSVPIAAAQRLAVFPSPHGLRLPDLLRPLLSEGGLSRQLGLDDPISLRSVREYASGDPPGRIHWRSSARTGTLSVREPERTAASSVTVYLDVSSGGDVFTESAVRLAASLVHEALALELPVSVATNGGATPTGRHAEALHAALLRLAQLQPDPAPPTIPPTRTGGNLIILSASPAPALIAGAMRARATASRVAIVAMPEGFYLEPGETPRRQWVAAPDSVRNLERQAGVLAGAGILVFVLRGNQSVLRLGG, from the coding sequence GTGAGTCTGCTGTCTGCCGCCCTGCTGTGGCTGGCTGTTCTGGGTGGGCTGGCCGCGCTGCTGTGGTGGGCCTACCGCCGACCGCCGCAGGTGACCCTGACCCGCGAGGTGCCGCCCAACGGCTTCCAGGGCACCCGCCTGCCGCTGACCGTGCGGCTGGGGCTGCGCAGCCGCCTCCCGGTGCGCTACCTGATCGAGGATCCGACGCCGCGCACGGTGGTCGCCGACTCGGCGGTGCGGCGATCCGGCGAACTGCTGGGTGAGGCCGAACTGGACCTCCGCGCCACCCTGACCCTCAACAGCCGGGGCGTCTACGACTGGCCCGGCGCCACGCTGCACTGGGCCGATCCGCTGGGCCTGTTCTGGCGCAGCGTGCCCATTGCCGCCGCCCAGCGACTGGCGGTTTTTCCCAGCCCCCACGGTCTGCGCCTGCCGGACCTGCTGCGCCCGCTGCTGTCCGAGGGCGGCCTGAGCCGTCAGCTGGGGCTGGACGATCCCATCAGCCTGCGCAGCGTGCGGGAGTACGCCTCCGGCGATCCGCCGGGCCGTATCCACTGGCGCTCCAGCGCCCGCACCGGTACCCTGTCGGTGCGTGAACCCGAGCGCACGGCGGCCAGCAGCGTGACCGTGTACCTGGACGTGAGCAGCGGCGGTGACGTGTTCACCGAAAGTGCCGTGCGTCTGGCGGCCAGTCTGGTGCATGAAGCGCTGGCGCTGGAACTGCCCGTCTCGGTGGCGACCAACGGGGGAGCGACGCCCACCGGCCGCCACGCCGAAGCCCTGCACGCGGCCCTGCTGCGGCTGGCCCAGCTGCAGCCCGATCCGGCCCCGCCGACCATTCCGCCCACCCGCACCGGGGGCAACCTGATCATCCTGAGTGCCAGCCCCGCGCCCGCGCTGATTGCCGGGGCCATGCGGGCGCGGGCCACCGCCAGCCGGGTGGCCATCGTCGCCATGCCCGAGGGCTTTTACCTGGAACCCGGCGAGACGCCGCGCCGTCAGTGGGTGGCTGCCCCCGACTCGGTCCGGAATCTGGAACGTCAGGCCGGGGTGCTGGCGGGGGCCGGCATCCTGGTGTTCGTGCTGCGCGGCAACCAGAGTGTCCTGCGGCTCGGCGGCTGA
- a CDS encoding AAA family ATPase, translating to MTDSPISQPFARTVLDNIAHVLVGKAEVAGLALAGVLAGGHVLLEDAPGTGKTMLARALAVSLGLGFTRVQFTPDLLPGDVTGVSVYRPATGTFEFVPGPIFTGVLLADEINRATPKTQSALLEAMGEGQVTESGVTHTLTQPFVVIATQNPIENEGTYRLPEAQLDRFLLRLSVGYPTLEEEMKMLSRLQGQHPIHTLDAVAAPADLLAARREVQAVYVSEDLRRYISALSARTRSHSAVALGGGPRASLALQGVAQALAWMEGRGYVGPDDVQRAAPGVLAHRLSLRIEARLQGLPAEEVVREVLRSEPVPVEAAPPQAETAAAR from the coding sequence ATGACCGATTCTCCCATCTCCCAACCGTTCGCCCGCACCGTTCTGGACAACATCGCCCACGTGCTGGTGGGCAAGGCCGAGGTCGCCGGGCTGGCGCTGGCCGGCGTGCTGGCCGGCGGCCACGTGCTGCTGGAAGACGCTCCCGGCACCGGCAAGACCATGCTGGCCCGCGCCCTGGCCGTCAGCCTGGGCCTGGGCTTTACCCGCGTGCAGTTCACCCCCGATCTGCTGCCCGGCGACGTGACCGGCGTCAGCGTGTATCGCCCGGCCACCGGCACCTTCGAGTTCGTGCCGGGGCCGATCTTCACGGGCGTGCTGCTGGCCGACGAGATCAACCGCGCCACCCCCAAGACCCAGTCCGCGCTGCTGGAGGCGATGGGCGAGGGTCAGGTCACCGAGTCCGGCGTCACGCACACCCTGACGCAGCCGTTCGTGGTGATCGCCACCCAGAACCCCATCGAGAACGAGGGCACCTACCGCCTGCCGGAAGCGCAGCTGGACCGCTTTCTGTTGCGCCTGTCGGTGGGCTATCCCACGCTGGAGGAAGAGATGAAGATGCTCTCGCGCCTGCAGGGGCAGCACCCGATCCACACGCTGGACGCGGTGGCCGCCCCCGCCGATCTGCTGGCGGCCCGGCGTGAGGTTCAGGCCGTGTACGTCTCCGAGGACCTGCGGCGCTACATCTCCGCGCTGTCGGCCCGCACGCGCTCGCATTCCGCCGTGGCGCTGGGCGGCGGCCCGCGGGCCAGTCTGGCGCTGCAGGGGGTGGCGCAGGCGCTGGCGTGGATGGAGGGGCGCGGCTACGTAGGTCCCGACGACGTGCAGCGGGCCGCGCCGGGTGTGCTGGCCCACCGCCTGAGCCTCAGGATCGAGGCGCGGCTGCAGGGCCTGCCCGCCGAGGAAGTGGTGCGCGAGGTCCTGCGCTCCGAGCCGGTGCCGGTGGAAGCCGCGCCGCCGCAGGCCGAGACTGCCGCCGCCCGGTGA
- a CDS encoding DUF4129 domain-containing protein — protein MTAAPREEPWLDAPARVSWRAYGLALLPLSAAGWLPWWGTALLCVLFALAVRWPRWEEARLLLSLLVVGGAAVALAPAALAAGRTALVGLALHYLALFFVALALNWAASRVSDGLRRSRTALLAPLVIGLLAPQPGLLLALAGGLLAVPGRDERMGRRPEKPTSRVWWVVGAALAALLLVSMLLPRPAVNWAALGEPTPPPVTIQAPPPANQPPPTDLSQTPAAPDTPGLQLPFQLSIDNVYLPIDAILLGGLLLLLAGGALMFRFRREPGHRPRLTEVLMVAGLLLTGALWLAAGVLLSGGDGGGAAVAQAPAPGGGNALAELLSNITGRRQIDISGFVQALLWLSLLVLFGLAAALAWLNWAQPRERGEDGEPAVNPVTASAMASQPALHRVRLAYRQAEEALRQHGRGRRAAETPAGYAARLAGTEAALAGPLAVLTRAYGPVRYGGRVTDEDAALAEAAAHELSTVLPDLPPPHDPLADDAPHSPEHKDQP, from the coding sequence TTGACCGCCGCGCCGCGTGAGGAACCGTGGCTCGACGCGCCCGCGCGGGTCTCGTGGCGGGCCTACGGGCTGGCGCTGCTGCCCCTGTCGGCCGCAGGCTGGCTGCCATGGTGGGGCACGGCGCTGCTGTGCGTGCTGTTCGCCCTGGCAGTGCGCTGGCCTCGCTGGGAAGAGGCCCGCCTGCTGCTGAGTCTGCTGGTGGTGGGCGGCGCGGCGGTGGCCCTGGCCCCGGCAGCCCTGGCCGCCGGCCGGACGGCGCTGGTGGGCCTCGCCCTGCACTACCTGGCGCTGTTTTTTGTGGCACTGGCCCTGAACTGGGCCGCGAGCCGCGTCAGTGATGGTCTGCGGCGCAGCCGGACGGCCCTGCTCGCGCCGCTGGTGATCGGGCTTCTGGCCCCGCAGCCGGGGCTGCTTCTGGCGCTGGCCGGGGGACTGCTGGCCGTGCCGGGCCGTGACGAGCGCATGGGCCGCCGCCCGGAAAAACCGACGTCGCGTGTGTGGTGGGTGGTCGGCGCAGCCCTGGCTGCCCTGCTTCTGGTCAGCATGCTGCTGCCGCGTCCAGCGGTGAACTGGGCGGCGCTGGGCGAACCGACCCCACCGCCAGTCACCATTCAGGCTCCGCCACCGGCCAACCAGCCGCCTCCTACAGACCTGAGCCAGACCCCCGCCGCCCCGGACACGCCCGGCCTGCAGTTGCCGTTCCAGCTCAGCATAGACAACGTCTATCTGCCCATCGACGCGATCCTGCTGGGAGGCCTGTTGCTGCTGCTGGCGGGCGGCGCGCTGATGTTCAGGTTCCGCCGCGAACCGGGCCACCGGCCCCGGCTGACTGAAGTGCTGATGGTGGCCGGGCTGCTGCTGACCGGGGCGCTGTGGCTGGCGGCGGGCGTGCTGCTGTCCGGCGGGGACGGCGGCGGTGCGGCAGTGGCACAGGCACCTGCCCCAGGCGGGGGCAACGCCCTGGCCGAACTCCTGAGCAACATCACCGGGCGGCGGCAGATCGACATCAGCGGTTTTGTGCAGGCCCTGCTGTGGTTGAGCCTGCTGGTGCTGTTTGGCCTGGCCGCAGCGCTGGCGTGGCTGAACTGGGCGCAGCCCAGAGAGCGGGGGGAAGACGGAGAACCTGCCGTCAACCCAGTCACCGCTTCCGCCATGGCCAGCCAGCCGGCGCTGCACCGTGTTCGCCTCGCCTACCGGCAGGCCGAGGAGGCGCTGCGGCAGCATGGGCGCGGCCGTCGGGCCGCCGAGACTCCAGCTGGTTACGCGGCCCGGCTCGCCGGCACCGAGGCGGCGCTGGCCGGGCCGCTGGCGGTGCTGACCCGCGCCTACGGACCGGTGCGCTACGGCGGACGCGTGACCGACGAGGACGCCGCCCTGGCTGAAGCCGCGGCCCACGAACTGTCCACGGTCCTGCCGGACCTGCCGCCGCCACATGACCCGCTGGCCGACGACGCCCCCCATTCCCCTGAACACAAGGACCAGCCATGA
- the rpoD gene encoding RNA polymerase sigma factor RpoD: protein MAESNKAVPEPSTDIPQAAPKPADKKARTRVGGAKPAAARAAPAKEIPAKEAPAKPVAAKKPAAKKAAAEGDAPVKAAAKKPAAKKASDATAEPKAKAPAKKAASAGKAAEAAAPAKADKKAAAAPKAPAGKAAGKANTAPKVSVADKPYYAHPGIQELLKTGKAAGVLASEDIATALATALEANGLDPENPENADAFEDLQLYLAAQNIEVQDADEDDEEEAEDEEAEDGPAAARATNQPDDEEKYFDDMPRAVSNDPVRQYLHEIGRVPLLTLEEEIALARRIEEGEEARKILEEELEMEDRARRRQMRQVEDGAAARQGLIEANLRLVVSIAKKYTGRGLGFLDLIQEGNQGLIRAVEKFEYRRRYKFSTYATWWIRQAINRAIADQARTIRIPVHMVETINKLTRTARQLQQELSREATHEEIAEAMGPGWDANKVEEVQKVSQEPVSLETPIGDEKDSFYGDFIPDDNLDSPVDNAAKTLLSEELEKALSKLTEREAMVLKFRKGLVDGREHTLEEVGQRFNVTRERIRQIENKALRKLKYHESRTRKLRDFLD from the coding sequence ATGGCAGAGTCCAACAAAGCAGTACCCGAGCCCTCAACTGACATCCCGCAGGCCGCTCCCAAGCCCGCCGACAAGAAGGCGCGGACCCGTGTAGGCGGCGCCAAACCAGCGGCGGCCAGGGCGGCCCCAGCCAAGGAAATTCCTGCCAAGGAAGCCCCGGCCAAGCCCGTGGCCGCGAAGAAGCCGGCGGCCAAGAAGGCAGCAGCCGAAGGCGACGCCCCGGTTAAGGCCGCCGCCAAGAAGCCTGCGGCCAAAAAAGCCTCAGACGCCACGGCGGAACCGAAAGCCAAGGCCCCGGCCAAGAAGGCCGCCAGCGCGGGCAAAGCCGCCGAAGCCGCGGCTCCGGCCAAGGCCGACAAAAAGGCTGCCGCTGCGCCCAAAGCCCCGGCGGGCAAGGCGGCAGGCAAGGCGAACACCGCGCCCAAGGTCAGCGTGGCCGACAAGCCGTATTACGCCCACCCCGGCATTCAGGAGTTGCTCAAGACCGGCAAGGCCGCGGGCGTGCTGGCCTCCGAGGACATTGCCACCGCGCTGGCCACCGCGCTGGAAGCCAACGGTCTCGACCCGGAGAACCCGGAAAACGCCGACGCCTTCGAGGACCTGCAGCTGTACCTGGCCGCCCAGAACATTGAGGTTCAGGACGCCGACGAGGACGACGAGGAAGAGGCTGAGGACGAGGAAGCCGAGGACGGCCCCGCTGCCGCCCGCGCCACCAACCAGCCCGACGACGAGGAAAAGTACTTCGACGACATGCCGCGCGCCGTCAGCAATGACCCGGTGCGCCAGTACCTGCATGAAATCGGACGGGTGCCGCTGCTGACGCTGGAAGAGGAAATCGCGCTGGCCCGCCGCATCGAGGAAGGCGAGGAAGCCCGCAAGATTCTGGAAGAAGAACTGGAGATGGAAGACCGCGCCCGCCGCCGCCAGATGCGTCAGGTGGAAGACGGTGCGGCGGCCCGCCAGGGGCTGATCGAGGCCAACCTGCGTCTGGTGGTGTCCATTGCCAAGAAGTACACCGGACGTGGCCTGGGCTTCCTCGACCTGATTCAGGAGGGCAACCAGGGTTTGATCCGCGCGGTAGAGAAGTTCGAGTACCGCCGCCGCTACAAGTTCTCCACCTACGCCACGTGGTGGATCCGGCAGGCCATCAACCGCGCCATCGCCGATCAGGCGCGCACCATCCGCATTCCGGTGCACATGGTGGAAACCATCAACAAGCTGACCCGCACCGCCCGGCAGCTGCAGCAGGAACTCTCGCGCGAGGCGACGCACGAGGAGATCGCCGAGGCGATGGGGCCGGGTTGGGACGCCAACAAGGTGGAAGAGGTCCAGAAGGTCAGCCAGGAGCCGGTGTCGCTGGAAACGCCCATCGGCGACGAGAAGGACAGCTTCTACGGCGACTTCATTCCCGACGACAACCTGGATTCCCCGGTGGACAACGCCGCCAAGACCCTGCTCTCCGAGGAGCTGGAAAAGGCCCTGTCCAAGCTGACCGAGCGCGAGGCGATGGTCCTGAAGTTCCGCAAGGGTCTGGTGGACGGGCGCGAGCACACGCTGGAGGAAGTGGGCCAGCGCTTCAACGTCACCCGCGAACGCATTCGCCAGATTGAAAACAAGGCGCTGCGCAAGCTGAAGTACCACGAGAGCCGCACCCGCAAGCTGCGCGACTTCCTGGACTGA
- a CDS encoding lipid-A-disaccharide synthase-related protein, whose amino-acid sequence MTPAPVLFISNGTAEDLIGARLAALLGRRTLYAPLVGEGRAYAGLPEARRVGRVLRLPSGGFPFGSLPNLRSDLRAGLIGESLGQWRDAARGASGAGAVVVVGDAYALMVGTLAARINRRPLLHVQPLLSAQYLEGLDLRGTLRELNALGANRPLPYELRLARRAQAVFVRDAATQAYYRRRGVPARFAGSFAMDVLPAPERELHVPAGRPVLALLPGSRDDHRESLSTMLRAAALLPQVTPVVAWPHPWATVALPSGWTLEVASDTEATARGEGAGVSLQRGAFGAVARAADVAIGTAGTANEQLAGLGVPVIAFATRGPQYTAGFARRQGRLLGAALQVVDAHPAALAAAVNGLLEDPSRRAQAAVAGLGRIGPAGALPVIAAEIEVLAEGVWPRHPGPAV is encoded by the coding sequence GTGACCCCGGCTCCCGTGCTTTTCATCTCCAACGGCACCGCCGAAGACCTGATCGGGGCGCGGCTGGCCGCCCTGCTGGGGCGACGGACCCTGTACGCCCCGCTGGTGGGCGAGGGACGGGCCTACGCCGGCCTCCCGGAAGCGCGGCGGGTGGGACGCGTGCTGCGGCTGCCCAGTGGGGGCTTTCCGTTTGGCAGCCTGCCCAACCTGCGCTCAGACCTGCGCGCCGGGCTGATCGGCGAGTCGCTGGGGCAGTGGAGAGACGCCGCACGCGGGGCCAGCGGTGCGGGGGCCGTCGTCGTGGTGGGCGACGCCTACGCGCTGATGGTGGGCACGCTGGCGGCCAGGATCAACCGGCGGCCCCTGCTTCACGTCCAGCCGCTGCTGAGCGCGCAGTACCTGGAGGGCCTGGACCTGCGGGGAACGCTGCGGGAACTGAATGCCCTGGGGGCCAATCGGCCCTTGCCCTACGAACTGCGGCTGGCCCGCAGGGCACAGGCCGTCTTCGTGCGCGACGCCGCCACCCAGGCGTACTACCGGCGGCGCGGCGTGCCGGCCCGCTTCGCCGGCAGTTTCGCGATGGACGTGCTGCCCGCCCCGGAACGTGAGCTGCACGTTCCGGCGGGCCGCCCGGTGCTGGCCCTGCTGCCCGGTTCGCGGGACGACCACCGCGAGAGCCTGTCCACCATGCTGCGGGCCGCCGCCCTGTTGCCCCAGGTCACGCCCGTGGTGGCGTGGCCGCATCCCTGGGCCACCGTGGCGCTGCCCAGTGGCTGGACCCTGGAAGTGGCTAGCGACACCGAGGCCACGGCGCGGGGCGAGGGAGCTGGCGTGAGCCTGCAGCGCGGGGCCTTCGGCGCGGTGGCGCGGGCGGCGGACGTGGCCATCGGGACCGCGGGCACGGCGAACGAGCAGCTGGCCGGGCTGGGGGTGCCGGTGATCGCCTTTGCCACGCGTGGTCCGCAGTACACCGCAGGGTTTGCGCGGCGACAGGGCCGGCTGCTGGGCGCGGCACTTCAGGTGGTGGACGCGCATCCGGCCGCGCTGGCGGCGGCGGTCAACGGCTTGCTGGAAGACCCGTCGCGGCGGGCGCAGGCGGCTGTGGCCGGACTGGGCCGCATCGGTCCCGCCGGTGCGCTCCCCGTGATCGCGGCGGAGATTGAGGTCCTGGCCGAGGGGGTTTGGCCTCGCCACCCGGGGCCGGCAGTCTGA
- a CDS encoding carbohydrate ABC transporter permease, producing MNLKRTNPGLFYLQRTLFYLLVIVIAVYLLFPFAWAVLTSFRRAADLFLPPLQFIAAPTTIDNYTQVLNNPSFRRGLLFSTIVAVGAVAVSLLFGSFAAYALGRFRFRGKQFIMYIILAVSVFPQIAVLGGLFTLITRFGLFDNPIGLMVSYLIFTIPFTVWVLTSFVRDIPGELEEAALVDGASPLQTLFRVLFPVMMPALVTTGLLAFINAWNEYLFALTFMSTNRTVPVVIANYSGASQFDQPWGPIMAASIVVTIPLIALVLIFQRNIVSGLTAGAVKG from the coding sequence ATGAACCTGAAGCGCACCAACCCCGGCCTGTTCTACCTCCAGCGGACGCTGTTCTACCTGCTGGTGATCGTGATCGCCGTGTACCTGCTGTTTCCCTTCGCCTGGGCCGTGCTGACCAGTTTCCGCCGGGCCGCCGATCTGTTCCTGCCGCCGCTGCAGTTCATCGCCGCGCCCACCACCATCGACAACTACACGCAGGTGCTGAACAACCCCAGCTTCCGGCGCGGGCTGCTGTTCAGCACCATCGTGGCGGTGGGGGCCGTTGCGGTCAGCCTGCTGTTCGGCTCTTTTGCCGCCTACGCGCTGGGGCGTTTCCGCTTCCGGGGCAAGCAGTTCATCATGTACATCATCCTGGCGGTCAGCGTGTTTCCGCAGATCGCCGTGCTGGGCGGCCTGTTCACGCTGATTACGCGCTTTGGGCTGTTCGACAACCCGATCGGCCTGATGGTCTCGTACCTGATCTTCACCATTCCGTTCACGGTCTGGGTGCTGACCTCCTTCGTGCGCGACATTCCCGGCGAACTGGAGGAGGCGGCGCTGGTGGACGGCGCCAGCCCGCTGCAAACGCTGTTCCGGGTGCTGTTCCCGGTGATGATGCCGGCGCTGGTGACCACCGGGCTGCTGGCCTTCATCAACGCCTGGAACGAGTACCTGTTCGCCCTGACCTTTATGAGCACCAACCGCACCGTACCCGTGGTGATCGCCAACTACTCCGGCGCCTCGCAGTTCGATCAGCCGTGGGGGCCGATCATGGCCGCGAGCATCGTGGTCACCATTCCGCTGATCGCCCTGGTGCTGATCTTCCAGCGCAACATCGTCTCCGGCCTGACGGCAGGTGCGGTCAAGGGCTGA